CAAATCTACCTGGGATCCCGGCAAAAAAGCTTTAACACCTTTTATATCGACAAAGTAGCCGCCTTTTATGACATCTGTAATTCTACCCCTGATAGTAGCGCCACTTTTGCTTGCTTCCTCAACATCAATCCATATCTTCATGGCAAGGGCCCGTTGTCTTGAAAGAACCGGCTTGCCTTCCTTATCTTCACGTTTTACAATAAAGACCTGAACTTCATCACCAGGTTTTACTTCCACGTTGCCGTCTTCATCGAGAAATTCGGAAACTTCAATGGTTCCTTCCGACTTATAGCCAATATCAACAACAACATAATCCTGATTAAGGTCTACAATGGTACCTTTAACAACTTCTCCTTCCTTAAGCCCTTTCAGGCTTTCTTCAAAGAGGTCTGCAAAGCTGTCCTCTCCAGACTGCTCTTTTTCTTTTTCATCGGTACCGTTAAATTCGTTATACATTAGAAATTGCTCTCCCAAATTTTTTGTAATCCTCTTTATAACACAGATATTTATATATTACAATTCTTTTTAAAGGCATAATTCTTCTACCTTTTTTCTCACCTCTTCTATTGCCTCCGATGGTGTCGATGCTCCCGCAGTTATTCCGATCATATCAAAATTCCTCACCCATTCTTCCCTGATTTCCAGGGCAGACTCTATATGATGTGTGTTAGGCTGTATTTCAAGGCAAAGCGACGTTAACCTTTTAGTATTTGCACTGTTGTAACCACCGATAACAATCATACAATCGACTTTTTTAGCGAGGTCAACAGATTCCTCCTGCCTCACCTCCGTTGCATCACATATGGTATTGCAAACGTTGATATCTTCCGCCTTTTCCATACAGACATCAACTATTTTATTAAAATTTTCAAGTGATTGTGTTGTCTGTGCAACAATACCGAGTTTTTTTTGTTTTGAGATCTTTTTTACCTCATCAACCGTTCCGGCAACAATGACCTCCCCCCTGACGTAACTGACAATCCCCCGAACTTCAGGATGTTTCCCATCGCCTACTATTAATACAGTATAGCCTTCATTTGAAAGTTTTTCCGCCATTTTTTGAGCTTTTTTGACAAAAGGACAGGTTGCATCAAGAACATTAAGATCCCTGTTCCTCACCTTTTCCATTACATCGGAAGAAACGCCGTGCGACCGGATAATTACCGTTCCCCCGTTGATATCATCGAGCTCTTTCTTTGCCTTTACCCCTTCTTTTTCAAGATTATTAACAACCTGAGGATTATGAATAATAGGACCCAATGTATAAAGGTCTTCCTTATATGCTTTGGATGCATCAAAAGCAATTTTAGTGGCCC
The DNA window shown above is from Deltaproteobacteria bacterium and carries:
- the ispH gene encoding 4-hydroxy-3-methylbut-2-enyl diphosphate reductase, producing MTKIIVTQNAGFCFGVERATKIAFDASKAYKEDLYTLGPIIHNPQVVNNLEKEGVKAKKELDDINGGTVIIRSHGVSSDVMEKVRNRDLNVLDATCPFVKKAQKMAEKLSNEGYTVLIVGDGKHPEVRGIVSYVRGEVIVAGTVDEVKKISKQKKLGIVAQTTQSLENFNKIVDVCMEKAEDINVCNTICDATEVRQEESVDLAKKVDCMIVIGGYNSANTKRLTSLCLEIQPNTHHIESALEIREEWVRNFDMIGITAGASTPSEAIEEVRKKVEELCL